The Rhodothermus marinus DSM 4252 DNA segment ACCGGCAAACCCGGCCTGCATCACCTGCTCTGGGAGATCGTCGACAACGCGGTGGACGAGGCCGTCAACGGCTTCGCCTCGCTGATCGAGGTGACGCTGCACGCCGACGGCCGGAGCGTTACGGTGACGGACAACGGCCGGGGGATCCCCGTCGATCCGCACCCGGTCAAGAAGATCCCCACGCTGGAGCTGATCCTCACCACGCTTCACGCCGGCGGCAAGTTCGATCGAAAGAATTACATCACTTCGGGCGGACTCCACGGCGTGGGCGCTTCGGTGGTGAACGCGCTCTCGGAGGAGCTCGTCGCCACGGTGAAGCGCGACGGGAAGACCTACCAGCAGCGCTTCGTGCGCGGCAAGCCGAAAACGAAGCTGAAGGTCGTTGCCGAAAACACGCGCGGCACCGGCACCAGCATCTATTTTCGTCCCGACCCGGAGATTTTCGAAACCACCGAGTTCGATCCGGTCTGGATCCGGGAGCATCTGGAGATCAAGACGTACCTGAACCGTAACCTGAAGATCGTTTTCAAGGACGAGACGAGCGGGGAACGGTACGAATTCCATCACGAAGGAGGAATCGTCGAGTATCTGGCGCGACTGGTCGAGGAGCAGGGCGCGCGCGTGGTGCATCCCGAACCGTTCGTGCTGATTCAGGAGGAGTTGCGCGACGGAGCCCGCTTGGAGGTGGCCCTTCAATGGACCGAGGCCCCGCGCGAGCTGATCAAGTCGTTCGTCAACGGGATTCCTACCACCGAGGGTGGCACACACGAACAGGGCTTCAAGGAGGCCGTGAGGAGTGCCGTGCGGGCCTACATGGAGACGCACGACCTGCTACCGCGTAATCTGGAGGTGACGGCCGACGACATCCGCGAAGGGCTGGTGGCCGTCGTCAACCTGTTCATGGTGGAGCCTCAGTTCCAGGGCCAGACCAAGGAAAAACTGAACAACCCGGAGGCCCGATCGCTGGTGATCGGGGCGGTGCGGCTGGACCTGGAGCAGTTCCTGAATGCCCACCCGACAATGGCCGAGGCCATCGTGGCCCGGATCATTCAGGCCGCTAAAGCCCGGCTGGCCAGCCGGGCGGCCGCCCGCTCGGTGCGCCGTCAGAGTTCGGTCAGCCACCGGCTGAACCTTCCCGGCAAACTGGCCGACTGCACCTCGACAAATCCTGAAGAGTGCGAACTGTTCATCGTCGAGGGCGACTCGGCCGGTGGCAGTGCCAAGCAGGCCCGCGACCGGCGCTTCCAGGCGGTATTGCCGCTGCGCGGCAAGGTGCTGAACGCCGAGCAGGCTTCGCTGCGCAAGGTCGAGGAAAACAAGGAGTTGTCCAACATCGTGCAGGCACTGGGATGTGGCATCGGGGATAAAATCGATCTCTCCCGCCTGCGCTATCATAAAATTATCCTGCTCATGGACGCCGACTCGGACGGCCATCACATCACGACGCTGCTTCTGACGTTCTTCTACCGCTACATGCGGCCGCTCATCGAAAACGGGCACGTGTACGTGGCCCAGCCGCCGCTGTACCGAATCGACGCCGGCAAAGAGACCTACTGGGCCCTGGACGACGCCGACCGCGACCGCATTCTGCAGGAGCTGCGCAAAAAGCGGAAGAACGTGCAGGTGGAAATCCAGCGCTTCAAGGGGCTGGGCGAGATGATGCCCGACACGCTGCGCGAAACCACGCTGGATCCCCGGAAGCGCCGCCTGCTGCGCGTCGAGATTCCGGAAGACGCCCGCCTGTTGACCGAGCAGACCATCACCGAGTTGATGGGGCGCGACGTCTCGGCCCGCTTTCGGTTCATCATGGAAAATGCCGCTCAGGTCGACGCCGAGGCGCTCGACGTGTAATCGAACCGTTTTTTCCGAACGGCTGTCGTATTCGGGACTGCAACTTTGCGCGTAGTCAGGCGCGGACGCGGGCGACCAGCCCGGTACCGGCAAAGATCAATCCCATGCCCAGCAGGCTCAGCGGCGTGGGGATCTCGCGGAAAAACAGCAGGCCCCAGAGTGCACCGAAGACGACCTGCAGGTAGTTCATGGCGACCGCCCGGCCGGCCTGTTCTTCGGCCAGGCCGCGGGTCATCCAGACCTGCGCGATCTGGGCGCTGAGCCCCACGCCCGCCACCACGACGAGCCAGTCGAGCGGCGAGGGCCAGACGGCCGTGGGCAGCGCCATCGGAAGCGAGCCGATCGTCGAGACCAGCGGGAAATAGAACACGATGGTCAGCGGGTGCTCGGTGCGGCGAAGTTCGCGCACGATCGTGTAGGCGCCGGCGCTGAAGATAGCCGCGCCCATGGCGGCGGCCACGCCCAGCGGATCCAACCCGGCCGTGTGGGTGCCGAACAGAAAGCCCGGCCGGGCCACCAGCACCATGCCGAGCAAGCTGAGCAGAATGCCGGCGATTTCGTGGCGGCCGATGGGTTCTTTCAGCCAGAGGGCGGCCAGCAGCGTGGTGAAGACCGGGCTCGTGTGCTGAAGCACCAGCGTGTCGGCCAGCGGCAGCCGCGTCAGCGCAAAGTAGAGGCAGCTCAGCGACACGAAGCCCACCACGCCGCGCAGGATCAGCAGGCCCGTCCGCTGTCCCCGCCACGAGACCCGTTGCCAGCGGAGCAGCAGGTAGCTGTAGAAAAGCGTGACGACGCTGCGGATGAGAACGATTTCCTGGCTGGGCAGATGGCGGCCGGCCACTTTCACGAACAGCCCCATCAGGCTGAACATGAAGGCCGAGCCGATCATATAGCGCAACCCGCGCGAGAGTCCGAGCGTCGCCGGCGTCGTCACTTCCCTGCGTCAACGGTCTGGCGTCCAGAGGAACGCCGCAAAAACGCGCAGCCGGCCGTTTTGTGGCTTGAATTCCAGAAAAAGGCGTCCGTCGTGGAGATTGCGTAAAAGTCCGGCAGAAGTCGGGAGTCCGACGGGAACGAAGCCACGGGTGGCGGTGTTTTAGCGTCGCGCTCAGAGATTGACAGGTCCGTAGCTCAACTGGTAGAGCAGCGGACTCTTAATCCGCGGGTTGGGGGTTCGAGTCCCCCCGGACCTACAGAGAAAGGGTTGCTGGTAAAATAGGCCGGCAACCCTTTTTTGTATCGTGACAAACGATAGGCTCTGTCGGGCGGTGTTTTCCCGGCCAATGAGGGTCACCGCCGGTAGGTCGAACGTGTAGCAGGCCAGGTGCGGATGCGGGCGGGGCACTTCCATGCAGAGCAATCCTGTCGCATAACGTGCGGTACGGGGAGCCATCGAGCCGTTTCGCCAGGACTAAAAGATTGAAGGTATACGTCAGGCTTCACATCAAAGGATCAGGTCGTATGTGGTGCAGGCGCCAGTGCTTCCATCCGTTTCCGTGCGTGGCGACGACCGGCTTCGGTCAGGTGGACCATGCGGCCTTCAAGGCGCAGCCAGCCTCGCCGCCGGCCTTCTTCCAGAATGCGGGCAAACTTTTCGTCGGTCCAGTTCAGATGAAGGGGCAGCGTGGCGCGATGGCGTTCGGCCGTGGCCTCCGGCCTGTGCTCGTGGTGCAGCAGATGGATCAAAAGCAGGTCCAGCGCAAAATCGCGCTGCTGCCGACGATGGCGGCGCCAACGGGCCAGTAGTCCGGTCTCCGGAGCCAGCAGCCAGACCAGGCAGAACAGCACGCCCACCATGGTGGCCATTGATCCGGCGATCGACACGTCCAGCAGCCGGGCCATGCCGTAGCCCGGTACGGCACTCAGCACGCCGAAAAGCAGGCTCCCCAGCAGGTAGGTCGGCATCCGGCGGGCCAGCAGGAGAGCAGCAGCCGGCGGGCCGATCATCAGTGCAATGACCAGAATGGCGCCCACCGCATGGAAGGCGGCCACCACCGTGACGGCCACGAGGCCCATCAGCAGGTAATGCAACAGCACGGGTCGAAAACCCAGCACGGCTGCTGAGGCCGCATCGAACGTCGCCAGCACCAGCTCCTTGTAAAGCAGTCGGATCAGCAGCGCGTTGATCAGCAGGAGGCCGGCCATGGTCCAGAGCGCGCGCGGACCGAGGTCAATCCCGCGCCAGATCAGCCGATCGAACGGCACGAAGGCCAGCTCGCCCAGAAGCACGGCGTCGGTGTCCAGATGCACCTGGCCTGCAAAGCGAGCAATCAGCAGCACGCCCACGCTGAACAGCGCGGGGAAGACCAGCCCGATGGCCGTATCCTCGCGCAGCCGGCCGGTCTTTTCCAGCAGTTCGATCAGGTAGACCGTGAGCAGTCCCGAAGCTCCGGCCAGCACAAGCAGCAGCGGATGCTGAAGGTTTTCGGTGAGAAAGAAACCGACCACGATCCCGGGCAACACCGCGTGGCTGATGGCGTCGCTGACGAGGCTCATGCGGCGCAGCACGAGAAAGGCGCCGGGCAGCGCACACGCGGCCGCTGTCAGCATGGCTACCAGCAGGATCTCGAGAGCCGGACTCATGGCGTGTGAGATGAACGTTCGGTAAGTTGCCAGCCCTGATCCGGCGTGCGCCGGACTTTCCCGCGCCGCTCCAGATCGCGCAGGATGGCCTCGACGGGAACGTCGGCGCCCAGCGCCGCCTGGATGGTGGCGGTGGGGTGCGGATGCTCTGCGTCCGGATGGCGATGCGCCAGCTCCTGAAGGACGGCCATTACGGCCTGGCGGGCGGTTTCCCGGGCCCGTCGCCGTCGAACGTATTGCCAGAGCAGGCCGCGTGCCGGGGCAACCAGCACCGACAGCAGGGCCAGCGCGGTCAGCAGTAGTACGATGAGGGGACCGGTGGGAAGCCGGGGGGCAAGGCTGCTGATCCAGGCGCCCAGCGCGCCACTCAGCAGCCCGAACAACCCGGCCAGCAGCAACACGCGGCCGTACCGGCTGCTCCACTGGCGAGCAGCCGCCGCCGGGGCCACGATCACAGCACTCATCAGCACGACGCCCACCGTTTGAAGTCCGATGATGATGGCCAACACGAGCAACACGATCAGCAGCGTCTGCAGCCGGCGCACCGGAAGCCCCAGCGTGGCCGCGTAGGCCTCATCGAACAGTACGAGCTGGATTTCTTTCCAGAAGGCCAGCACCAGCGC contains these protein-coding regions:
- a CDS encoding DNA gyrase/topoisomerase IV subunit B, with translation MAELAATYTGKDIQVLEGLEPVRKRPGMYIGGTGKPGLHHLLWEIVDNAVDEAVNGFASLIEVTLHADGRSVTVTDNGRGIPVDPHPVKKIPTLELILTTLHAGGKFDRKNYITSGGLHGVGASVVNALSEELVATVKRDGKTYQQRFVRGKPKTKLKVVAENTRGTGTSIYFRPDPEIFETTEFDPVWIREHLEIKTYLNRNLKIVFKDETSGERYEFHHEGGIVEYLARLVEEQGARVVHPEPFVLIQEELRDGARLEVALQWTEAPRELIKSFVNGIPTTEGGTHEQGFKEAVRSAVRAYMETHDLLPRNLEVTADDIREGLVAVVNLFMVEPQFQGQTKEKLNNPEARSLVIGAVRLDLEQFLNAHPTMAEAIVARIIQAAKARLASRAAARSVRRQSSVSHRLNLPGKLADCTSTNPEECELFIVEGDSAGGSAKQARDRRFQAVLPLRGKVLNAEQASLRKVEENKELSNIVQALGCGIGDKIDLSRLRYHKIILLMDADSDGHHITTLLLTFFYRYMRPLIENGHVYVAQPPLYRIDAGKETYWALDDADRDRILQELRKKRKNVQVEIQRFKGLGEMMPDTLRETTLDPRKRRLLRVEIPEDARLLTEQTITELMGRDVSARFRFIMENAAQVDAEALDV
- a CDS encoding DMT family transporter, with the translated sequence MTTPATLGLSRGLRYMIGSAFMFSLMGLFVKVAGRHLPSQEIVLIRSVVTLFYSYLLLRWQRVSWRGQRTGLLILRGVVGFVSLSCLYFALTRLPLADTLVLQHTSPVFTTLLAALWLKEPIGRHEIAGILLSLLGMVLVARPGFLFGTHTAGLDPLGVAAAMGAAIFSAGAYTIVRELRRTEHPLTIVFYFPLVSTIGSLPMALPTAVWPSPLDWLVVVAGVGLSAQIAQVWMTRGLAEEQAGRAVAMNYLQVVFGALWGLLFFREIPTPLSLLGMGLIFAGTGLVARVRA
- a CDS encoding metal ABC transporter permease; its protein translation is MSPALEILLVAMLTAAACALPGAFLVLRRMSLVSDAISHAVLPGIVVGFFLTENLQHPLLLVLAGASGLLTVYLIELLEKTGRLREDTAIGLVFPALFSVGVLLIARFAGQVHLDTDAVLLGELAFVPFDRLIWRGIDLGPRALWTMAGLLLINALLIRLLYKELVLATFDAASAAVLGFRPVLLHYLLMGLVAVTVVAAFHAVGAILVIALMIGPPAAALLLARRMPTYLLGSLLFGVLSAVPGYGMARLLDVSIAGSMATMVGVLFCLVWLLAPETGLLARWRRHRRQQRDFALDLLLIHLLHHEHRPEATAERHRATLPLHLNWTDEKFARILEEGRRRGWLRLEGRMVHLTEAGRRHARKRMEALAPAPHTT
- a CDS encoding metal ABC transporter permease; this translates as MDFTLRIVMTGAALLGLISGSLGTLAVLRRQGLIGDAVAHAALPGIVLAFLLSGSKAPVVLQLGAAVSGTLALLWVQAILRTTRVRFDAALGMALAVFFGLGVVLLSAAQHTAGAAQAGLDRFLFGQAATLLREDLIVMATAGTLAFALVLAFWKEIQLVLFDEAYAATLGLPVRRLQTLLIVLLVLAIIIGLQTVGVVLMSAVIVAPAAAARQWSSRYGRVLLLAGLFGLLSGALGAWISSLAPRLPTGPLIVLLLTALALLSVLVAPARGLLWQYVRRRRARETARQAVMAVLQELAHRHPDAEHPHPTATIQAALGADVPVEAILRDLERRGKVRRTPDQGWQLTERSSHTP